The Anaeromusa acidaminophila DSM 3853 genome has a window encoding:
- the cbiQ gene encoding cobalt ECF transporter T component CbiQ, translated as MLKAESSWLDLRCLEALSSQTAFLQQLHPTTKLLTTLLFLLILASFNKYEFSALLPLCLYPIGLCTLGGIPPAVIAKRLLIAAPVVLMLGLFNPFFDQAIYILPGGFTISKGWVSFGVIACKLLFSVSASLLLIATTGLQPLCASLRTLGCPKALVVQLLFLYRYLHLLLEESSRILQAYRMRSFQGNAIAMHAWGSLLGQWLLRSMERAERIYQAMSCRGFSGEMPGNLLPSWRSRDTGYFLAWSAFFLLCRQFNLPLILGSLLIGGSP; from the coding sequence ATGCTTAAGGCCGAATCATCCTGGCTGGATTTGCGTTGTCTGGAAGCATTGTCTTCTCAGACAGCGTTCCTTCAACAGCTGCATCCCACAACTAAACTGCTGACAACACTGTTGTTTTTACTCATCCTCGCTTCTTTTAATAAATACGAGTTTTCGGCGCTGTTACCGCTTTGCCTATACCCGATTGGCCTCTGCACTCTCGGCGGCATCCCTCCCGCCGTCATCGCCAAACGGTTACTGATAGCCGCCCCGGTTGTTCTCATGCTCGGCCTATTTAATCCTTTTTTTGACCAAGCTATTTACATATTACCGGGGGGATTTACTATCTCTAAAGGCTGGGTTTCCTTTGGCGTCATTGCCTGCAAGCTGCTTTTCAGCGTATCCGCGTCTTTGCTGCTAATTGCAACGACTGGCTTACAGCCGCTCTGCGCCTCCTTACGTACGTTAGGTTGCCCCAAAGCCCTTGTGGTTCAACTATTATTTCTTTACCGGTATCTGCATCTATTATTAGAAGAAAGCAGCCGCATTTTGCAAGCCTACCGTATGCGTTCTTTTCAGGGAAATGCCATAGCCATGCATGCTTGGGGCTCACTTCTTGGACAATGGCTGCTTCGCAGTATGGAACGAGCGGAACGGATCTACCAGGCCATGAGCTGCCGGGGCTTTAGCGGAGAAATGCCCGGCAACCTCCTACCCTCCTGGCGCAGCCGTGATACAGGCTATTTTCTTGCGTGGAGCGCATTTTTTTTGCTCTGCCGCCAATTCAATCTACCGCTAATTCTCGGCAGCCTATTGATAGGAGGTTCCCCATGA
- a CDS encoding energy-coupling factor ABC transporter permease, whose amino-acid sequence MHMADALISPAVGGAMWGVTACLTAYAAKKVQNDLEERKVPLMGVLGAFVFAAQMINFSIPATGSSGHLGGGLLLAILLGPHAAFLTIASILMIQALFFADGGLLALGCNIFNLGFFPCYLAYPYIYKPIAEGSFSKGRILAASILAGVLGLQAGAFSVVLETLFSGISELPFGTFVLLMQPIHLAIGLVEGLVVAAVVSFLAQAAPHILSGPAPTRNIHRTSLAAFFCLALFIAGGLSWFASTQPDGLEWSIAETSGQEELTASSEVHALVQQWQNKYSPFPDYNFKSEETAEAAADSKDTSWPSVDAGKSVAGMLGACLTLFLAFFTGKALRYVAKHH is encoded by the coding sequence ATGCACATGGCCGATGCTCTAATTTCTCCAGCAGTTGGCGGCGCAATGTGGGGTGTAACCGCTTGTCTGACCGCTTACGCTGCCAAAAAAGTACAAAATGATTTAGAAGAACGCAAAGTCCCCTTAATGGGCGTATTGGGCGCGTTTGTCTTTGCCGCTCAAATGATTAATTTCTCCATTCCCGCCACCGGCTCCAGCGGTCACTTAGGAGGCGGCCTGCTCTTGGCCATTCTTTTGGGTCCTCATGCCGCTTTTCTCACGATTGCTTCTATCTTAATGATCCAAGCTTTATTTTTTGCCGACGGCGGTCTTTTAGCGCTCGGCTGTAATATTTTCAACCTAGGCTTTTTCCCTTGTTATCTGGCTTATCCCTATATATATAAGCCCATTGCCGAAGGCTCTTTTTCTAAAGGCCGCATCCTTGCTGCTTCCATTTTGGCCGGTGTATTAGGACTGCAAGCTGGCGCTTTTAGCGTAGTTCTAGAAACATTGTTTTCCGGCATCAGCGAACTTCCTTTTGGCACCTTTGTATTGCTGATGCAGCCCATCCATCTGGCCATCGGCTTAGTGGAAGGACTGGTTGTAGCAGCAGTTGTCAGCTTTCTGGCTCAAGCGGCGCCGCACATACTATCCGGCCCGGCTCCTACTAGAAACATACATCGAACTAGTTTAGCTGCTTTCTTCTGCCTGGCCCTTTTCATCGCTGGCGGTCTTTCCTGGTTTGCCTCCACACAACCAGACGGGCTGGAGTGGTCTATCGCAGAAACAAGCGGCCAAGAAGAATTGACAGCCAGTAGTGAGGTTCATGCGCTGGTGCAACAATGGCAAAACAAGTACTCTCCCTTCCCGGACTATAATTTCAAGAGCGAAGAAACAGCAGAAGCAGCTGCTGATAGCAAAGATACTTCCTGGCCTTCTGTAGACGCGGGCAAATCTGTGGCTGGCATGCTTGGCGCTTGCCTCACCTTATTCTTAGCTTTTTTCACCGGAAAAGCCCTGCGCTATGTCGCCAAACATCATTAA
- a CDS encoding cupin domain-containing protein encodes MKKNYSILNAGPFETLQEKEYNGFSGKLFVGKDLGLTGCEMSLNRLAAGTAMPFVHAHKKNEELYLILRGSGVFFVDGEEFPVQEGALIRVAPAGERSWKASDSEDLYFVCIQAQEHSLTQATRDDGILLDTKTSWMH; translated from the coding sequence ATGAAAAAAAATTATTCTATTTTAAATGCCGGTCCTTTTGAAACACTACAGGAGAAAGAGTATAACGGCTTCTCAGGAAAACTTTTTGTCGGCAAAGACTTAGGCCTTACAGGCTGCGAAATGTCGCTAAACCGCTTGGCCGCCGGCACTGCCATGCCCTTTGTACACGCTCACAAGAAAAACGAAGAACTGTATCTGATTTTACGGGGAAGCGGCGTCTTTTTTGTGGACGGCGAAGAATTTCCCGTACAAGAAGGCGCCCTGATTCGTGTTGCCCCTGCTGGCGAGCGCAGTTGGAAAGCCAGCGACAGCGAAGACCTTTACTTTGTCTGCATTCAAGCGCAAGAACACAGTCTAACCCAGGCCACCAGAGATGACGGTATCCTCTTGGATACCAAAACTTCCTGGATGCATTAA